The Candidatus Koribacter versatilis Ellin345 genome has a segment encoding these proteins:
- a CDS encoding DoxX family protein, giving the protein MEWKRLVEFALTGSSDLERYAILLVRVAIGLFFAISGANKLFVAGGTKPVYDTLVKANIPFPRQTAYFVATVEFVAGSFLAVGFLSAPACVALLIDMVVATATSAIATLPKGLSPLNWLDDFLYLPEVLYVLFFIWLICSGPGKFSVDSWIAGRL; this is encoded by the coding sequence ATGGAGTGGAAACGCTTGGTCGAGTTTGCGCTCACGGGCAGCAGCGATCTTGAACGCTATGCCATCCTGCTGGTACGGGTTGCGATCGGGCTGTTCTTCGCCATCTCAGGCGCAAACAAATTGTTTGTCGCTGGCGGTACCAAGCCGGTTTACGACACACTGGTGAAAGCCAATATCCCCTTTCCCCGCCAGACCGCCTATTTCGTGGCGACCGTCGAGTTCGTTGCCGGATCGTTCCTGGCTGTAGGTTTTCTTTCGGCCCCGGCCTGCGTCGCTTTGCTGATTGATATGGTCGTCGCTACCGCAACCAGCGCGATTGCCACTTTGCCGAAGGGACTCTCGCCGCTAAACTGGCTCGACGATTTCCTCTACCTTCCGGAAGTCTTGTACGTGCTCTTCTTCATCTGGCTGATCTGCTCGGGGCCGGGAAAGTTCAGTGTGGATTCCTGGATTGCAGGGCGGCTCTAG